GGGTACAAATATGGGAAGGTAACTGTTGCTGTTCCTCCACATAATACGAGTCAAAACTGTTCTAATTGTGGGAAGAAGGTCAAGAAGTCTCTATCTACAAGAACTCATGTTTGCCCACATTGCAACTATGTGGAAGATAGGGACATCAACGCCAGCATCAACATTTTGAGATTAGGACTCAGTACCGTAGGGCATACGGGAACTTACGCTTGGGGAGATTTGCCCTCTTGGGCAGTTGGCGCAAGCCTGCTGTCTAACGGCGAGTCAGCGAACCAAGAATCCCCCGTTTTATAAACGGGGGAGTGTCAAAATGATTAAATATAATTGCTAAAAAATAGCATAACTATACTTTAGGTAACTAATTTTGGTTAAATGAGGTATACAGTACAAAAAAAATATATTCTTGAATTAATCTTTTTTAGAAGAAAAATTTCTCCCCGTACACAATGGCTGCTGCTGATTCCCAAAACCCAAATATTTTTGTCTATCCTCAAAATACAGTAGAAAGAGCCGAGCGATCGCTAGTGTGTTCGCCTTTCAATTTATCTTTATTTGAAGTCATGGGACACCAGAGTGTTTCATTAACCGCGATCGCCTTAGACAATGGACTCAAGCAGGGCTATACTAAGCGCCCTTTATCAGAATTAGCCTGTGACAACGCCTTGGGCTGGCTGATTCAAGTAGGTGTATTGCGTCGAGAAGTGGATGGTCAGGGGATTACAGATAGTTTTCGCCTTACTCCCTTGGGTCGTCAGTTAGTGGAAAAATATCAGGGAAAAAATTGGCGGACACCTTCATGGCGCGATCGTTTATTCGATGCTGTGATTCGTTGGTTGCGAATACCCTTTTAGAAGAAAAACCCAATAGTTAGGATTAGGCAATCAAAGGGAATAATATATACGGAAACATCACATCTGTTCATGAAGTCTTTACAATGTGGTGGTAATTGGGAATTGGGAACTTGTACTGAGCGAAGCCGAAGTACAAGTTCCCAATTCTCAAGTATCTTGAAAAACTAACTAATAAATAGCAACTATGAAATCAATTATGGTGGTGGGGACAACATCACATGCAGGGAAATCACTTTTAACTACAGCTATTTGTCGTATTCTGTCGCGGCGTGGTTGGCGGGTGGCTCCCTTTAAAGGTCAAAATATGGCTTTAAATGCTTATGTTACTGCCAGTGGTGGAGAAATTGGCTATGCCCAAGCAGTACAGGCTTGGGCTGCGGGAGTCGTACCTTGGGTAGAAATGAATCCAATTTTACTCAAACCTCAAGGGGATATGACTTCTCAAGTAATAATTAAAGGTAGGTCTGTAGGGAAAGTAAGTGCCTCAGATTACTACGAGCAATATTTTGAACTGGGATGGCGGACAATTGAAGAATCGCTACAGCATTTAGGAACAGAATTTGACTTACTGGTTTGCGAAGGGGCTGGTAGCCCAGCAGAGATTAACCTCAAGCACCGCGATTTAACTAATATGCGGGTGGCAAAATATTTGAATGCACCAACGATGTTAGTTGTTGATATCGATCGGGGTGGTGCTTTTGCCCATGTCGTTGGAACCTTAGAGTTATTAGAACCCGATGAACGCGCTCTAATTAAGGGTGTAGTAATTAACAAATTTCGAGGACAGCGATCGCTCCTAGATTCGGGGATAAAATGGTTAGAAGAACGCACAGGTATTCCTGTTGTCGGTGTTATCCCCTACTTACAAGAAGTGTTTCCGGCAGAAGACTCCCTTGATTTACTAGAGCGTCAATCGTCGTCAAGTAAAGCCCAAACAGACCTCAATATTGCTGTCATCCGCTTACCCAGGATTGCCAATTTCACCGACTTTGATCCACTAGAATCAGAAAGCACAGTTTCAGTAAAATACCTCAGTCCTAAACAAGATTTAGGACATCCTGATGCCGTAATTATCCCAGGCACAAAGACCACGATTGCTGATTTGCTATTGTTGCAAAAAAGTGGTATGGCAGAAGCTATTCAACACTATGCTGCCTCTGGGGGAACGGTTTTAGGTATCTGCGGTGGCTATCAGATGCTCGGTCAAATCATCGCCGATCCTGAAGGCATAGAAGGACAAGCTGGCAGATTTCAGGGGTTAAATCTTTTACCAATTAGAACCGTAATTACCGGACAAAAAATCGCCCGCCAGCGCCAAGTTAGCTCAAATTACCCACAACAGGGTTTGCCAGTCAATGGCTTTGAAATCCACCAAGGGCGATCGCGCATCGAACAGCAAGGAATAGACCCTCAATCCTACCATGCCCTATTTGACGATATTAATTTAGGATTAGTAGATAGTTGTCAATCAGTTTGGGGAAGTTACCTCCACGGGCTTTTTGACAACGGCCCTTGGCGACGCGCTTGGTTAAATCGCCTCCGTCAACAGCGCGGTTTAAAATCTTTGCCCACAGGTGTTGCTAACTACCGAGAACAGCGAGAGCAGATTTTGGACTCCCTAGCCACTGAAGTCGAAAGTCATTTAGACTTAACTCCATTTTTGTCTTAAGCTAGGCTCTGATCGGAAATTTCAATACGAATTATTAATGATTGTTCGCGTCCGCTTTTTAC
This Nostoc sp. KVJ3 DNA region includes the following protein-coding sequences:
- a CDS encoding Npun_F0494 family protein; its protein translation is MAAADSQNPNIFVYPQNTVERAERSLVCSPFNLSLFEVMGHQSVSLTAIALDNGLKQGYTKRPLSELACDNALGWLIQVGVLRREVDGQGITDSFRLTPLGRQLVEKYQGKNWRTPSWRDRLFDAVIRWLRIPF
- the cobQ gene encoding cobyric acid synthase CobQ; its protein translation is MKSIMVVGTTSHAGKSLLTTAICRILSRRGWRVAPFKGQNMALNAYVTASGGEIGYAQAVQAWAAGVVPWVEMNPILLKPQGDMTSQVIIKGRSVGKVSASDYYEQYFELGWRTIEESLQHLGTEFDLLVCEGAGSPAEINLKHRDLTNMRVAKYLNAPTMLVVDIDRGGAFAHVVGTLELLEPDERALIKGVVINKFRGQRSLLDSGIKWLEERTGIPVVGVIPYLQEVFPAEDSLDLLERQSSSSKAQTDLNIAVIRLPRIANFTDFDPLESESTVSVKYLSPKQDLGHPDAVIIPGTKTTIADLLLLQKSGMAEAIQHYAASGGTVLGICGGYQMLGQIIADPEGIEGQAGRFQGLNLLPIRTVITGQKIARQRQVSSNYPQQGLPVNGFEIHQGRSRIEQQGIDPQSYHALFDDINLGLVDSCQSVWGSYLHGLFDNGPWRRAWLNRLRQQRGLKSLPTGVANYREQREQILDSLATEVESHLDLTPFLS